In Aspergillus luchuensis IFO 4308 DNA, chromosome 1, nearly complete sequence, the following are encoded in one genomic region:
- the rlmA gene encoding SRF-type transcription factor RlmA (COG:K;~EggNog:ENOG410QEEN;~InterPro:IPR033896,IPR036879,IPR002100;~PFAM:PF00319;~TransMembrane:1 (i32-50o);~go_function: GO:0000977 - RNA polymerase II transcription regulatory region sequence-specific DNA binding [Evidence IEA];~go_function: GO:0003677 - DNA binding [Evidence IEA];~go_function: GO:0046983 - protein dimerization activity [Evidence IEA];~go_process: GO:0045944 - positive regulation of transcription by RNA polymerase II [Evidence IEA]): MGRRKIEIKAIKDDRNRSVTFLKRKGGLFKKAHELAVLCSVDVAVIIFGHNKKLYEFSSCDMREALTRYQYFGPPHEHKGPEDFNGKRDDDDDEDETTPAPEDVHPTPPNPPMIPAHLPGHPGFQHVTHAPSASPPIGNGMFAPRHGTPQPQGVSRPSSRNHLRRVSSNMGPQQHHHATPPPPPPPPQNGFTYIPNPSVYNPNAAHAMAQPPRPPQFTHYGPPGPHHQPPPPPQHHQAMPPHSMPPQPMPPHTMAPQAMPPHHQAPPHMPHPPHALAQQPPPMAMTQPPHAAIPQVAQAFLPDQGRNSMPPAFTTDQQPPPPRTVSLPEGTAPTEAMPGPMKTEGTPSPPHQRSLSSKSRSIFTPIDDRGSVLARHFGVGPPTETGENAQTRAEGPAHGPNDGKPAGLTAKPPPPPPRAATEAPRPQPVVDLKPPVRTNSGQFPPKRPQLKVQIPSENSDRGSATADSSSRDSAGNKTLTPAKANPDTGHSSVVLPPPSPSAGAILSAGAQGPPNPFARPPPPGAATQNNSAYNNNSNIDTPISALPSRFVSDALLPSPSSFFPEWGFGRSGPDSNMLPSPLTFPTPAVQSGPGFGREDEQDKKRKSPDSGPNAEGVLKKPKT; this comes from the exons ATGGGTCGCAGAAAGATCGAGATCAAGGCGATCAAGGATGATCGCAACCGCTCAGT GACCTTTCTGAAACGGAAGGGTGGTCTGTTCAAGAAGGCACATGAGCTTGCGGTCCTGTGTTCGGTAGATGTCGCTGTCATTATCTTTGGTCACAACAAGAAGCTCTACGAATTCTCGTCATGTGATATGCGAGAGGCCCTCACTCGATATCAATAC TTTGGTCCTCCACATGAACACAAAGGCCCCGAAGACTTTAACGGCAAAcgtgacgatgatgacgacgaagatgagacgACGCCTGCCCCCGAAGATGTGCACCCTACGCCTCCGAACCCTCCCATGATTCCCGCTCACCTACCAGGTCATCCCGGTTTCCAGCATGTCACTCATGCGCCGTCTGCTTCTCCGCCCATCGGGAATGGGATGTTTGCTCCGCGCCACGGTACCCCTCAACCGCAGGGAGTTTCTAGGCCTTCGTCTCGGAATCACCTTCGCCGAGTGAGCTCCAATATGGGgccccagcagcatcatcatgcgacacctccgccgcctccgccgccgccgcaaaATGGCTTCACGTACATTCCTAACCCTTCGGTATATAACCCCAACGCTGCTCACGCCATGGCTCAACCTCCCCGCCCACCTCAGTTCACTCATTACGGACCCCCGGGGCCGCATCACCaaccgcctccgcctccacagcatcatcaaGCGATGCCTCCACATTCCATGCCCCCACAGCCTATGCCTCCACACACAATGGCACCGCAAGCCATGCCGCCGCATCATCAAGCTCCTCCACACATGCCACACCCGCCTCATGCACTTGCACAGCAACCACCTCCAATGGCTATGACCCAACCGCCCCATGCCGCCATCCCACAGGTCGCACAAGCGTTTCTCCCAGACCAAGGACGAAATTCTATGCCTCCGGCATTCACAACAGATCAGCAGCCTCCGCCACCCCGAACAGTATCGCTCCCTGAGGGGACCGCTCCGACAGAGGCAATGCCGGGCCCCATGAAGACGGAGGGAACGCCATCCCCGCCGCATCAGCgatctctctcctccaagTCTCGCAGTATCTTCACACCCATTGACGATCGAGGTTCCGTATTGGCGCGCCATTTCGGTGTAGGTCCTCCGACGGAGACGGGAGAGAATGCGCAAACAAGGGCCGAAGGACCAGCACACGGACCGAATGACGGGAAGCCTGCCGGGCTGACTGCAaagccccctcctccacctccccgaGCTGCCACGGAAGCCCCACGGCCACAGCCGGTAGTCGACCTGAAGCCGCCTGTGCGCACAAACAGCGGCCAGTTCCCACCTAAACGCCCGCAGTTGAAGGTGCAGATACCGAGTGAGAATTCGGACCGGGGCAGCGCAACGGCGGACTCATCGTCACGCGATTCGGCGGGGAATAAAACGCTCACGCCTGCCAAAGCGAATCCAGACACCGGCCATTCGAGCGTGGTATTACCACCGCCCTCACCGTCTGCGGGCGCAATACTAAGTGCGGGGGCTCAAGGACCGCCAAATCCTTTTGCCCGGCCTCCGCCTCCGGGAGCAGCAACACAGAACAACAGTGCATACAACAATAATAGCAATATAGATACGCCAATCTCTGCTCTTCCTAGTCGGTTCGTCTCGGATGCACTTCTCCCGTCACCGTCCAGTTTCTTCCCGGAATGGGGCTTTGGGCGGTCTGGACCAGACAGCAACATGCTGCCCAGTCCTCTAACGTTCCCTACGCCGGCGGTGCAAAGTGGCCCCGGGTTTGGGCGCGAAGATGAGCAAGACAAAAAGCGCAAAAGCCCCGACAGTGGACCCAATGCGGAAGGGGTATTAAAGAAACCAAAGACGTAA
- a CDS encoding putative sucrose transporter (COG:G;~EggNog:ENOG410PKCY;~InterPro:IPR036259;~PFAM:PF13347;~TransMembrane:12 (i20-38o58-79i91-109o129-154i175-198o204-224i261-279o313-333i369-386o392-413i491-515o544-563i)), whose protein sequence is MPQAARWVGTPSIKGRREWVRMVLLTFSLLGLQFTWGIEMTYCTPYLLQLGLTKSKTSLVWIAGPLSGLIIQPLIGVIADRSRSKWGRRRPFMIVGSFVVATCLLVLGWTTEIVNTFVKDAEKARNVTIALAVLSIYAVDFAINVVQACCRSLIVDTLPIPLQQTGSAWATRMTAIGQLIGYVIGSIDTVSIFGAIIGDTQFKQMTVIAAMSLVGAVFVTSYAVKERVLVTARDSDDKAGTLQVISQLVKTTMDLPPRIQAICWAQFWAWIGWFPFLFYSTTWVGETYFRYEVPKGATQPADMLGEVGRVGSLSLVVFSSMTFIGSVLLPFCVQPPDSKRPRFTPRPPPGLASLLKTVMGIRPDLQTTWLISHVMFAATMIFAPFARSRAVATFLVALCGIPWAVTCWAPFTFMGIEINKLAMNPSQSSRSSGVTMITSSSLLSGGPTTYSDRTNDTEMDVLRLNHHDPDSDSDIEDGVSNTPSTGELAGIYLGVLNVYTTLPQFLGTFISWIVFSVLEPGSTKRDDTAQDSQWMNLDKSTPNAISICLFIGALSAIVAVEATRRMRYTI, encoded by the exons ATGCCACAAGCTGCAAGATGGGTGGGCACACCCTCTATCAAGGGACGAAGGGAGTGGGTGCGCATGGTGCTGTTGACCTTTAGTTTGTTGGGCTTACA GTTCACCTGGGGCATTGAAATGACTT ATTGTACCCCGTACCTGCTCCAACTGGGCCTCACAAAATCCAAGACCTCGCTTGTGTGGATCGCCGGCCCTCTTTCTGGCTTGATTATCCAGCCACTCATCGGTGTCATTGCTGACCGATCTCGATCCAAATGGGGGCGACGCAGGCCTTTCATGATCGTCGGCTCGTTCGTCGTCGCAACGTGCCTGCTTGTTCTTGGCTGGACTACTGAGATCGTCAATACTTTTGTTAAGGATGCGGAAAAG GCCAGAAACGTCACCATCGCGCTAGCAGTTCTGAGTATTTACGCTGTGGACTTTGCTATTAACGTTG TCCAAGCGTGTTGTCGCAGCTTGATTGTCGACACATTACCTATTCCGCTGCAGCAGACTGGATCAGCATGGG CAACTCGGATGACCGCAATCGGCCAGCTCATTGGATATGTCATTGGATCCATTGATACTGTCAGCATATTTGGCGCCATAATCGGCGACACGCAGTTCAAGCAGATGACTGTCATTGCAGCAATGTCATTGGTCGGTGCTGTCTTCGTTACCTCTTACGCAGTCAAGGAGCGGGTTTTAGTCACTGCGAG AGACTCCGATGACAAGGCTGGGACTCTGCAGGTCATTTCTCAACTTGTCAAGACCACAATGGATCTGCCACCGCGTATTCAGGCCATCTGCTGGGCGCAATTCTGGGCATGGATTG GCTGGttcccctttctcttctacAGCACCACCTGGGTCGGAGAAACATACTTTCGATACGAAGTCCCCAAAGGCGCAACACAACCAGCCGATATGCTTGGAGAAGTCGGTCGAGTGGGCAGTTTATCGCTAGTCGTCTTTTCCTCCATGACCTTCATCGGCTCCGTTCTTCTACCATTCTGCGTTCAACCACCAGACAGCAAACGTCCCAGGTTCACGCCGCGCCCACCCCCAGGCCTCGCCTCACTGCTTAAGACAGTAATGGGCATCCGCCCCGATCTCCAAACAACATGGTTAATCTCCCACGTCATGTTCGCCGCGACCATGATCTTCGCACCTTTCGCCCGCTCCCGCGCCGTCGCAACCTTCCTCGTCGCCCTGTGTGGCATCCCCTGGGCCGTCACCTGCTGGGCCCCTTTCACATTCATGGGCATAGAAATCAACAAACTCGCCATGAACCCCTCCCAAtcctcccgctcctccgGCGTAACAATGATCACCTCCTCCAGCCTCCTCTCCGGCGGCCCCACCACCTACAGTGACCGCACCAACGACACAGAAATGGACGTCCTCCGCCTCAACCACCACGACCCagacagcgacagcgacaTCGAAGACGGCGTCTCcaacaccccatccaccGGCGAACTCGCCGGTATCTACCTAGGCGTACTAAATGTCTACACAACCCTCCCGCAATTCCTCGGTACCTTCATCAGCTGGATTGTCTTCAGTGTTCTCGAGCCCGGCAGCACGAAACGCGACGACACAGCCCAGGACTCCCAATGGATGAATCTCGATAAGAGCACCCCGAACGCTATCTCCATCTGCTTATTCATCGGCGCATTGAGTGCTATTGTCGCTGTTGAAGCAACGCGACGCATGCGATACACTATATAA
- a CDS encoding uncharacterized protein (COG:S;~EggNog:ENOG410PGC4;~InterPro:IPR037508,IPR012965;~PFAM:PF08101) — MPFFTRVFRSKDNNAAKKAAKSPEVEEKGPAKPTWTDAWQRSEVAPEEVQELLRGCTQELKARALQTPFLLLPFRPSTDASAARTFIRNYFNQSLERGSPLSGDALAQELRLSDPMVLCSVLKWCWSRLPGGVVTWEAYELFKVGEQDSQFAPDAFTTFIPISVDSDARSKIVFDFFDLLAAVAAHGKSNGLGGRKLSRYAGWWAFDHADTGNGFEAAYKNWARAADATSHLFFAYLRSLSPELRGVNAITTLPISLQTLVRATEYPPETPTLLQVSTTRVVMIVDTVSPTPFALLRRAKNFEYRDSDSHLQEFASFEEPTKALTDECLRVLKCISSINQSSAPEPGSATREASWSRFEDLGFGGALESDLDDDSSAVRLARNEFGGGLRSAPQSGAGDFGRPTTPSWADFMSSGFGDENGLKGPIAPLLLPPDKVLPPIASVRGQSSQSHKRSLNDEPSMEPGELASITTLDLDDSFWWVWISSLAGEEPVSRKAVFGRCALLETVIKDTKWLVLEEQVKGAAPEPEPGAYIVEKKRFFGFSTRKRGVGRRKSSAKKVSAVEDSYKRPDNEAPQSKTSIAPDQHARIQAAAAALQKRHREEQEAANGSKNVSEDVKYNTKTNSVMTLQPSIVNEASQAMKWATNYDKNTYRTAYLSNSRAGTGALAEDAKVPIEQPSTPTSPKASPSARQAPPPLPKDTPSSSPKPAVPRKEPAAQEEHPASRADSPSLALSTTESLPKQSMDSEESSRKIKKKPGNAGFKSMFGTVKKKNEPEPKPPMKPTGSAVAAARAALEDKARAAQEQTMRPSTNGKPTLKKKPVPITVPVEAPKPVESPKPAEPTAEEKAPEPTEPTVSMDALKPPVPHSDEPQIRRQAEYDALSRIDTRERAAADQEFSRFDQGPLVEQPAFVPSDSPVSERFPEKPASFHSATDRVSVEPQDERSPSPPPMNTSFDRWAQIRQNAAARAAQVESHADDSDDDNTSEEESFESRAARIKARVAELTGNMQAASKP; from the exons ATGCCTTTCTTCACTCGCGTCTTTCGAAGTAAAGACAACAATGCTGCGAAGAAAGCAGCCAAATCCCCGGAagtagaagagaaagggCCCGCAAAGCCCACATGGACCGACGCGTGGCAGCGATCCGAGGTCGCCCCCGAAGAGGTTCAGGAACTCTTGCGAGGGTGCACCCAAGAACTAAAGGCACGAG CTCTTCAAACTCCCTTTTTACTTCTACCTTTCCGCCCAAGCACCGACGCCAGCGCTGCACGTACCTTCATCCGTAACTACTTCAATCAGTCCCTGGAAAGGGGCTCACCTCTGAGCGGGGATGCATTGGCACAAGAACTCCGGCTGTCGGACCCCATG GTCCTGTGCAGTGTGCTGAAATGGTGTTGGAGTCGACTCCCTGGAGGAGTCGTTACCTGGGAAGCATATGAGCTATTTAAGGTTGGAGAGCAAG ATTCCCAGTTTGCCCCCGACGCATTTACGACTTTCATTCCCATTAGTGTCGACTCCGACGCTCGGTCGAAGATCGTTTTCGACTTTTTCGATCTCCTCGCTGCCGTCGCAGCACACGGTAAATCTAATGGTCTTGGTGGACGGAAGCTCTCCCGGTATGCCGGATGGTGGGCATTCGATCATGCGGATACGGGCAACGGCTTCGAGGCTGCTTATAAGAATTGGGCACG GGCCGCTGATGCGACAAGCCATCTGTTCTTCGCCTATCTGCGATCCTTGTCGCCCGAACTGCGCGGAGTGAACGCCATTACAACGCTCCCTATCTCCCTCCAAACTCTTGTCCGGGCGACGGAATATCCGCCAGAGACGCCCACCCTACTTCAGGTCTCTACCACCAGAGTCGTGATGATCGTCGACACCGTCTCCCCTACTCCATTCGCTCTGCTGCGGCGCGCAAAGAACTTCGAGTACAGAGACAGCGACAGCCATCTCCAGGAGTTCGCCAGCTTCGAGGAGCCCACCAAAGCACTGACCGATGAGTGTCTTCGTGTACTAAAAtgcatctcttccatcaatcAGTCAAGTGCACCAGAGCCGGGATCGGCGACTCGAGAAGCCTCGTGGTCGCGATTTGAGGACCTTGGATTTGGCGGTGCCCTCGAGTCtgacctggatgatgattcaAGCGCAGTTCGTCTAGCCAGGAACGAATTCGGTGGTGGCTTGAGGTCCGCTCCACAGTCCGGTGCAGGTGACTTCGGCCGGCCCACGACTCCATCATGGGCAGACTTCATGTCGTCCGGCTTTGGTGACGAGAACGGCCTGAAGGGCCCGATTGCtcctttgcttcttcctcctgaCAAGGTTCTTCCTCCTATCGCAAGCGTCCGGGGCCAAAGCTCGCAGTCACACAAGCGCAGCCTAAATGACGAGCCGTCCATGGAACCGGGTGAGCTCGCAAGCATCACCACTCTCGATCTCGATGACTCTTtttggtgggtgtggatcAGTAGTTTGGCTGGTGAGGAGCCCGTGTCCCGAAAGGCCGTTTTTGGCCGGTGTGCATTGCTCGAGACCGTAATCAAAGACACAAAGTGGTTGGTACTGGAAGAGCAGGTGAAGGGCGCAGCACCGGAACCAGAACCGGGTGCATATATCGTGGAAAAGAAGCGCTTCTTTGGGTTCTCGACTCGTAAACGCGGTGTTGGGCGTCGCAAGTCCTCCGCTAAGAAAGTTAGTGCGGTGGAAGACTCGTACAAGCGGCCGGACAATGAAGCTCCCCAAAGCAAGACCAGTATTGCCCCTGACCAGCATGCCCGCATCcaagcggcagcggcagctcTTCAGAAGCGGCATCGGGAGGAACAAGAAGCTGCCAATGGCTCTAAGAACGTCTCAGAGGATGTCAAATACAACACCAAGACGAACTCTGTCATGACGTTGCAGCCGTCAATCGTGAACGAAGCGTCTCAGGCTATGAAGTGGGCGACCAATTACGATAAGAACACCTACAGAACTGCCTACTTGAGTAACAGCCGTGCAGGAACTGGTGCTCTAGCAGAAGATGCCAAGGTGCCGATCGAACAGCCCAGCACGCCGACCTCCCCGAAGGCAAGTCCCAGTGCTCGACAGGCACCGCCACCTTTGCCGAAGGATACACCGTCAAGCTCCCCGAAGCCCGCAGTTCCCAGAAAAGAGCCTGCTGCTCAAGAGGAGCATCCGGCAAGCAGGGCTGACAGCCCGAGCCTTGCCTTGTCAACCACTGAATCGCTCCCGAAACAGTCCATGGATTCGGAGGAGTCTAGTcggaagatcaagaagaagcccggcAACGCCGGTTTCAAGAGTATGTTCGGAACagtcaaaaagaagaacgagCCTGAACCGAAGCCGCCAATGAAACCTACTGGGTCCGCTGTTGCCGCCGCTCGCGCTGCCCTCGAGGACAAGGCAAGAGCCGCCCAGGAGCAGACGATGCGCCCTTCGACAAATGGCAAGCCTACACTGAAAAAGAAGCCTGTGCCCATTACAGTCCCTGTCGAGGCACCTAAGCCTGTCGAGAGTCCCAAGCCTGCCGAGCCTACTGCGGAAGAGAAAGCCCCCGAGCCCACTGAACCCACGGTTTCTATGGATGCACTCAAACCCCCTGTTCCCCACAGCGATGAGCCTCAGATCCGCCGTCAAGCCGAATATGACGCTCTTTCGCGCATTGATACCAGAGAACGCGCAGCGGCCGATCAAGAATTCTCTAGGTTTGACCAGGGACCCCTGGTCGAGCAGCCTGCTTTTGTCCCTAGCGACTCTCCTGTTTCTGAACGATTCCCTGAGAAGCCTGCATCGTTTCACTCTGCGACCGATCGGGTCTCTGTTGAGCCACAGGATGAGCGCAgtccttcccctccgccgATGAACACATCCTTTGACCGCTGGGCCCAGATCCGCCAGAACGCCGCGGCGAGGGCAGCTCAAGTCGAGTCGCATGCTGATGATAGCGACGATGACAACACcagtgaagaagaga GCTTCGAATCCCGTGCTGCCCGTATCAAGGCCAGAGTCGCTGAACTCACTGGCAACATGCAAGCTGCAAGCAAGCCTTGA